Proteins from a single region of Megachile rotundata isolate GNS110a chromosome 7, iyMegRotu1, whole genome shotgun sequence:
- the LOC100880604 gene encoding tRNA-specific adenosine deaminase 1 isoform X2: MKGFADQVAQLCIEKYAKLKTGKPSEKEWTVLSGIVLKKPDNSLFLVALATGTKCLGEIDLLNTEIYKEGCRLSDSHAEVLARRAFLRYLYSQIDLILDGIKSDVFEMNDQNKIKLQNGISFHFFTSQTPCGDCSIFLKELNENEAPPIKIRKCNYNNEEQTNDTNKKEQLIEDIYRTGAKCVASEKYRDPYLPGINYHVVGPLRTKPGRGNPTLSLSCSDKLAKWNILGLQGSLLSILIPSIKLDTVIVGGNCPFSLEAMERGLYKRFNNDAYKIKVVQSNISFEHQKSHKRTHPCPSSIIWCAVKNRDTEIAIEGRKQGATKKKKGPNDTLYSIKVDTLLRTSTDSLLRMHWDCPTLCPTLIERMRATYEE; this comes from the exons ATGAAAGGTTTTGCAGATCAAGTTGCACAACTTTGTATAGAAAAATATGCAAAACTTAAAACAGGTAAACCATCAGAAAAAGAATGGACTGTATTATCAGGCATTGTATTAAAGAAACCCGATAATTCACTATTTTTGGTAGCTCTTGCTACGGGTACAAAATGTTTAGGAgaaatagatttattaaatacaGAGATATACAAAGAAGGTTGTAGATTGAGCGATTCACACGCTGAAGTTCTTGCTAGACGTGCCTTTCTAAGATATTTGTATAGCCAAATTGATTTAATACTTGATGGTATTAAAAGTGATGTTTTTGAAATGAATGAtcagaataaaattaaactgcAAAATGGAATATCGTTTCACTTCTTTACGAGTCAAACACCTTGCGGAGAttgttccatatttttaaaagaattaaaCGAAAATGAGGCACCTCcaataaaaattaggaaatgcaATTACAACAACGAAGAACAAACGAATGATACAAACAAGAAGGAACAATTAATCGAGGATATATATAGAACCGGAGCGAAATGTGTTGCATCTGAAAAATACCGTGATCCTTATTTACCTGGAATAAACTATCACGTAGTCGGACCATTACGCACTAAACCTGGAAGAGGAAATCCTACTCTTAGCTTGTCTTGTTCGGACAAACTAGCAAA GTGGAATATTCTTGGTTTACAAGGTtcacttttatcaatattaatacCATCGATAAAATTAGATACTGTCATAGTCGGAGGTAACTGTCCCTTTTCTTTAGAGGCAATGGAACGTGGATTATATAAACGATTCAACAACGATGCATACAAAATAAAAGTTGTACAAAGTAATATTTCTTTTGAACATCAGAAAAGTCATAAGAGAACACATCCATGTCCCTCAAGTATAATATGGTGCGCTGTGAAAAATcg TGATACAGAAATAGCAATTGAAGGTAGGAAACAAGGTgcgacgaagaaaaagaaag ggcctaatgataccttatattcCATCAAAGTGgatacgctactgaggacttctacggatagcttactgcgcatgcactgggactgcccaacactgTGTCCAACACTGATCGAACGAATGAGAGCGACATATGAAGAATGA
- the LOC100880604 gene encoding tRNA-specific adenosine deaminase 1 isoform X3 yields MKGFADQVAQLCIEKYAKLKTGKPSEKEWTVLSGIVLKKPDNSLFLVALATGTKCLGEIDLLNTEIYKEGCRLSDSHAEVLARRAFLRYLYSQIDLILDGIKSDVFEMNDQNKIKLQNGISFHFFTSQTPCGDCSIFLKELNENEAPPIKIRKCNYNNEEQTNDTNKKEQLIEDIYRTGAKCVASEKYRDPYLPGINYHVVGPLRTKPGRGNPTLSLSCSDKLAKWNILGLQGSLLSILIPSIKLDTVIVGGNCPFSLEAMERGLYKRFNNDAYKIKVVQSNISFEHQKSHKRTHPCPSSIIWCAVKNRDTEIAIEGRKQGATKKKKVPKLNIHTICLDLRQRIKPIKSYIN; encoded by the exons ATGAAAGGTTTTGCAGATCAAGTTGCACAACTTTGTATAGAAAAATATGCAAAACTTAAAACAGGTAAACCATCAGAAAAAGAATGGACTGTATTATCAGGCATTGTATTAAAGAAACCCGATAATTCACTATTTTTGGTAGCTCTTGCTACGGGTACAAAATGTTTAGGAgaaatagatttattaaatacaGAGATATACAAAGAAGGTTGTAGATTGAGCGATTCACACGCTGAAGTTCTTGCTAGACGTGCCTTTCTAAGATATTTGTATAGCCAAATTGATTTAATACTTGATGGTATTAAAAGTGATGTTTTTGAAATGAATGAtcagaataaaattaaactgcAAAATGGAATATCGTTTCACTTCTTTACGAGTCAAACACCTTGCGGAGAttgttccatatttttaaaagaattaaaCGAAAATGAGGCACCTCcaataaaaattaggaaatgcaATTACAACAACGAAGAACAAACGAATGATACAAACAAGAAGGAACAATTAATCGAGGATATATATAGAACCGGAGCGAAATGTGTTGCATCTGAAAAATACCGTGATCCTTATTTACCTGGAATAAACTATCACGTAGTCGGACCATTACGCACTAAACCTGGAAGAGGAAATCCTACTCTTAGCTTGTCTTGTTCGGACAAACTAGCAAA GTGGAATATTCTTGGTTTACAAGGTtcacttttatcaatattaatacCATCGATAAAATTAGATACTGTCATAGTCGGAGGTAACTGTCCCTTTTCTTTAGAGGCAATGGAACGTGGATTATATAAACGATTCAACAACGATGCATACAAAATAAAAGTTGTACAAAGTAATATTTCTTTTGAACATCAGAAAAGTCATAAGAGAACACATCCATGTCCCTCAAGTATAATATGGTGCGCTGTGAAAAATcg TGATACAGAAATAGCAATTGAAGGTAGGAAACAAGGTgcgacgaagaaaaagaaag ttccaaaattgaatatacacaCAATCTGCCTCGATCTTCGACAAAGAATTAAGCCAATAAagagttacataaattaa
- the Rtc1 gene encoding RNA terminal phosphate cyclase 1, whose amino-acid sequence MPAKLKNKILTYEGCNYLRYRLLLSTLSGRPVQITDIRIKDDNPGLREYEVSFIRLLDKVTNGSRIELNETGTNLYYNPGLLHGGDIEHDCSLQRGIGYYLEGIMILAPFCKKPIEAKLRGITNNTIDPCVDRIKATAVPVLKRFLLGDTEVVFNINKRGAAPLGGGEVYFKCPASRNLRSIQFQNSGMVKRIRGVACSIRVSPAIANRIIESAKGVLLKFIPDVYIYADHCRGAASGKSPGFGISLTAETTNEVVFGAEACSPHMTTGSLPCVPEDIGKEAAMKLIDEIYRNGCVDSPFQVMTAMFMALGKKDVSKVVTGPLTPAMIQFLRDLRDFFGIVFKIDPLKEEDEILDQVVLTCLGVGYTNISRRIL is encoded by the exons atgcCAGctaaactgaaaaataaaattctaacatATGAAGGTTGCAACTACTTGCGATATCGGTTGCTACTGTCCACATTATCAGGTAGACCAGTGCAAATAACAGATATTAGAATCAAAGATGATAATCCTGGACTTAGAG AGTATGAAGTTAGTTTTATACGTTTACTGGATAAAGTTACAAATGGATCAAGGATAGAATTGAATGAAACAGGAACTAATTTGTACTATAATCCTGGTTTGTTACATGGAGGAGATATAGAACATGATTGTAGCCTACAACGAGGTATTGGTTATTACTTAGAAGGAATCATGATATTGGCTCCTTTTTGTAAAAAGCCCATAGAAGCAAAACTGAGAGGAATCACTAATAACACAATAG atCCCTGTGTTGATCGGATCAAAGCAACTGCTGTACCTGTGTTAAAAAGATTTTTATTGGGTGACACTGAAGTTGtgtttaatattaacaaaagaGGAGCAGCACCACTAGGAGGTGGAGAAGTTTATTTTAAATGCCCTGCTAGTCGTAATCTTAGAAGTATTCAA TTTCAAAATAGTGGTATGGTAAAACGAATAAGAGGTGTTGCATGTAGCATACGAGTTTCCCCTGCTATTGCCAACCGAATTATAGAATCTGCTAAAGGTGTATTATTGAAGTTTATACCAGATGTCTACATTTATGCAGATCACTGTAGAGGTGCAGCTAGTGGGAAATCTCCAG ggTTTGGAATAAGCTTAACAGCTGAAACAACAAATGAAGTTGTCTTTGGTGCGGAAGCATGTTCACCTCATATGACAACAGGTTCTTTACCTTGTGTACCAGAAGATATTGGTAAAGAAGCAGCTATGAAACTAATTGATGAAATTTATAG GAATGGATGTGTGGATTCACCTTTCCAAGTTATGACTGCAATGTTCATGGCATTAGGGAAAAAGGATGTTTCTAAAGTCGTAACAGGTCCTTTAACACCAGCAAT GATACAGTTTTTACGTGATCTACGAGATTTCTTTGGAATTGTCTTTAAAATTGATCCACTTAAAGAAGAAGACGAGATATTAGATCAAGTTGTTTTAACCTGTCTAGGTGTGGGCTATACAAACATAAGCAGAcggatattataa
- the LOC100880604 gene encoding tRNA-specific adenosine deaminase 1 isoform X1, translating into MKGFADQVAQLCIEKYAKLKTGKPSEKEWTVLSGIVLKKPDNSLFLVALATGTKCLGEIDLLNTEIYKEGCRLSDSHAEVLARRAFLRYLYSQIDLILDGIKSDVFEMNDQNKIKLQNGISFHFFTSQTPCGDCSIFLKELNENEAPPIKIRKCNYNNEEQTNDTNKKEQLIEDIYRTGAKCVASEKYRDPYLPGINYHVVGPLRTKPGRGNPTLSLSCSDKLAKWNILGLQGSLLSILIPSIKLDTVIVGGNCPFSLEAMERGLYKRFNNDAYKIKVVQSNISFEHQKSHKRTHPCPSSIIWCAVKNRDTEIAIEGRKQGATKKKKGNNLLVTRKALYEMFLRICDKYQNNDCDIRHPKKITYLDCKKLSKTYQNLWNTLKSSFFQAWPSKPIHLQTFVL; encoded by the exons ATGAAAGGTTTTGCAGATCAAGTTGCACAACTTTGTATAGAAAAATATGCAAAACTTAAAACAGGTAAACCATCAGAAAAAGAATGGACTGTATTATCAGGCATTGTATTAAAGAAACCCGATAATTCACTATTTTTGGTAGCTCTTGCTACGGGTACAAAATGTTTAGGAgaaatagatttattaaatacaGAGATATACAAAGAAGGTTGTAGATTGAGCGATTCACACGCTGAAGTTCTTGCTAGACGTGCCTTTCTAAGATATTTGTATAGCCAAATTGATTTAATACTTGATGGTATTAAAAGTGATGTTTTTGAAATGAATGAtcagaataaaattaaactgcAAAATGGAATATCGTTTCACTTCTTTACGAGTCAAACACCTTGCGGAGAttgttccatatttttaaaagaattaaaCGAAAATGAGGCACCTCcaataaaaattaggaaatgcaATTACAACAACGAAGAACAAACGAATGATACAAACAAGAAGGAACAATTAATCGAGGATATATATAGAACCGGAGCGAAATGTGTTGCATCTGAAAAATACCGTGATCCTTATTTACCTGGAATAAACTATCACGTAGTCGGACCATTACGCACTAAACCTGGAAGAGGAAATCCTACTCTTAGCTTGTCTTGTTCGGACAAACTAGCAAA GTGGAATATTCTTGGTTTACAAGGTtcacttttatcaatattaatacCATCGATAAAATTAGATACTGTCATAGTCGGAGGTAACTGTCCCTTTTCTTTAGAGGCAATGGAACGTGGATTATATAAACGATTCAACAACGATGCATACAAAATAAAAGTTGTACAAAGTAATATTTCTTTTGAACATCAGAAAAGTCATAAGAGAACACATCCATGTCCCTCAAGTATAATATGGTGCGCTGTGAAAAATcg TGATACAGAAATAGCAATTGAAGGTAGGAAACAAGGTgcgacgaagaaaaagaaaggtaATAATTTACTTGTAACAAGAAAAGCTTTATATGAAATGTTTTTACGAATTTGTGACAAATATCAGAATAATGACTGCGATATCAGGCATCCGAAAAAAATTACTTATTTAGATTGTAAAAAATTGTCCAAAACTTATCAAAATCTATGGAACACATTAAAGTCGAGTTTTTTCCAGGCATGGCCTTCCAAACCAATTCACTTACAAACTTTtgtgttataa
- the LOC100877997 gene encoding glyoxal reductase-like, which translates to MAGTMQKVQLSSCYVMPLIGFGTYKIQGRDVIYEVVDESLKVGFRSIDTAVVYRNEEDIGYALTKLLPKYNLQRSDIFLTTKLSPSEFGNPKGIAESVQRSLKALNTTYIDLYLIHWPAAARIPETSKDNFALRAKTWSTLVDLKKQGLMRSIGVSNYTIRHLEELLQDQKGELPAVNQVECHPHYRQEELIKYCNEKGIHVQAYSSLGTSKNTSLLKDPTVTKIASQLHVSPAQLLLKWALQQGIGVIPKAVKKEHIRNNIQLDFMIDEESMNALSSLPQCKYTWDPSNVY; encoded by the exons atggCTGGTACAATGCAGAAAGTTCAACTTTCAAGCTGTTATGTTATGCCTCTTATTGGAT TTGGAACATATAAAATTCAGGGAAGAGATGTAATATATGAAGTtgttgatgaaagtttaaaagtaGGTTTTCGTTCTATTG ATACAGCTGTGGTTTATAGAAATGAAGAAGATATTGGTTATGCTTTAACAAAGTTATTACCAAAATATAATCTTCAGAGAAGTGATATTTTCTTAACAACTAAACTTTCACCATCTGAATTTGGCAATCCAAAAGGCATAGCAGAATCTGTGCAAAGATCACTTAAAGCACTTAACACTACATATATTGATTTGTATTTAATTCATTGGCCAGCAGCTGCTCGTATACCAGAAACTTCTAAAGACAACTTTGCTTTAAGAGCAAAGACCTGGAGTACATTAGTAGATTTGAAGAAACAAGGATTGATGAGATCTATAGGTGTATCTAATTATACAATAAGACATTTGGAAGAATTGTTACAAGATCAGAAAGGTGAACTACCAGCTGTTAACCAA GTTGAATGCCATCCTCATTATCGTCAAGAAGAACTAATTAAATACTGTAATGAGAAAGGCATACATGTGCAAGCATATTCTTCTTTAGGAACTAGTAAGAATACTAGTCTTTTAAAAGATCCAACTGTAACAAAAATAGCTTCTCAACTACATGTATCTCCAGCACAACTATTGCTAAAATGGGCTCTTCAGCAAGGAATTg GTGTTATTCCCAAAGCTGTAAAGAAAGAACACATAAGAAACAATATACAgttagattttatgattgatgaAGAAAGTATGAATGCTTTATCTTCTTTGCCTCAGTGTAAATATACATGGGATCCTTCCAATGTGTATTAA
- the LOC100877885 gene encoding protein-L-isoaspartate(D-aspartate) O-methyltransferase isoform X2, producing MEVLLTYVDKVAIEYNDVISLLFSVFAYEMAWSGRFHGKSNHDLIQNLKRSRVIKSERVYEAMSSVDRGNYTHPSYAYVDSPQSIGYGATISAPHMHAYALEILEDKLRDGARALDVGSGSGYLTACMAMMLGPNGLAIGIDHIPELKSFAISNIQRDNPELLKSGRVELVVGDGRLGYPEKAPYNAIHVGAAAKEMPQALIDQLAPGGRLVLPMGPENSDQTLVQVDKTMDGKILKKSLTSVVFVPLTSKNKQHPS from the exons ATGGAAGTTTTACTGACATATGTAGATAAAGTAGCGATTGAATATAACGATG taattagtttattattttccGTATTTGCATATGAAATGGCCTGGTCTGGAAGATTTCATGGGAAAAGTAACCATGATCTTATACAAAATCTTAAAA gatcaAGAGTAATTAAATCTGAACGAGTTTATGAAGCAATGTCTTCTGTAGACAGAGGAAATTATACTCATCCCAGCTATGCATATGTAGATTCTCCGCAATCAATTGGTTATGGTGCTACTATAAGTGCTCCTCATATG CATGCATATGCTTTGGAAATACTTGAAGATAAATTACGTGATGGTGCAAGAGCATTAGATGTTGGTTCTGGATCTGGATATTTGACAGCATGCATGGCAATGATGTTAGGTCCAAATGGGTTGGCTATTGGTATTGATCATATTCCTGAACTTAAATCATTTGCTATTTCCAACATTCAAAGGGATAATCCAGAGCTTCTTAAAAGTGGTCGTGTTGAATTAGTTG tTGGAGATGGAAGATTAGGATATCCTGAGAAGGCACCATACAATGCTATTCATGTAGGAGCAGCTGCTAAAGAAATGCCACAAGCT TTGATTGATCAACTAGCTCCTGGAGGACGTTTAGTATTACCAATGGGTCCAGAAAATTCAGATCAAACATTAGTACAAGTTGATAAGACAATGGAtggaaaaattctgaaaaaatctCTTACAAGTGTTGTTTTTGTCCCATTAACTAGTAAAAATAAGCAACATCCATCATGA
- the LOC100877885 gene encoding protein-L-isoaspartate(D-aspartate) O-methyltransferase isoform X1 produces the protein MFHSVAIYGLKIQSQYLTFFIFVVISLLFSVFAYEMAWSGRFHGKSNHDLIQNLKRSRVIKSERVYEAMSSVDRGNYTHPSYAYVDSPQSIGYGATISAPHMHAYALEILEDKLRDGARALDVGSGSGYLTACMAMMLGPNGLAIGIDHIPELKSFAISNIQRDNPELLKSGRVELVVGDGRLGYPEKAPYNAIHVGAAAKEMPQALIDQLAPGGRLVLPMGPENSDQTLVQVDKTMDGKILKKSLTSVVFVPLTSKNKQHPS, from the exons ATGTTTCACAGTGTTGCGATATACGGCCTCAAGATTCAGTCTCAGTATCTaacgttttttatttttgtagtaattagtttattattttccGTATTTGCATATGAAATGGCCTGGTCTGGAAGATTTCATGGGAAAAGTAACCATGATCTTATACAAAATCTTAAAA gatcaAGAGTAATTAAATCTGAACGAGTTTATGAAGCAATGTCTTCTGTAGACAGAGGAAATTATACTCATCCCAGCTATGCATATGTAGATTCTCCGCAATCAATTGGTTATGGTGCTACTATAAGTGCTCCTCATATG CATGCATATGCTTTGGAAATACTTGAAGATAAATTACGTGATGGTGCAAGAGCATTAGATGTTGGTTCTGGATCTGGATATTTGACAGCATGCATGGCAATGATGTTAGGTCCAAATGGGTTGGCTATTGGTATTGATCATATTCCTGAACTTAAATCATTTGCTATTTCCAACATTCAAAGGGATAATCCAGAGCTTCTTAAAAGTGGTCGTGTTGAATTAGTTG tTGGAGATGGAAGATTAGGATATCCTGAGAAGGCACCATACAATGCTATTCATGTAGGAGCAGCTGCTAAAGAAATGCCACAAGCT TTGATTGATCAACTAGCTCCTGGAGGACGTTTAGTATTACCAATGGGTCCAGAAAATTCAGATCAAACATTAGTACAAGTTGATAAGACAATGGAtggaaaaattctgaaaaaatctCTTACAAGTGTTGTTTTTGTCCCATTAACTAGTAAAAATAAGCAACATCCATCATGA
- the LOC100877885 gene encoding protein-L-isoaspartate(D-aspartate) O-methyltransferase isoform X3: MAWSGRFHGKSNHDLIQNLKRSRVIKSERVYEAMSSVDRGNYTHPSYAYVDSPQSIGYGATISAPHMHAYALEILEDKLRDGARALDVGSGSGYLTACMAMMLGPNGLAIGIDHIPELKSFAISNIQRDNPELLKSGRVELVVGDGRLGYPEKAPYNAIHVGAAAKEMPQALIDQLAPGGRLVLPMGPENSDQTLVQVDKTMDGKILKKSLTSVVFVPLTSKNKQHPS, translated from the exons ATGGCCTGGTCTGGAAGATTTCATGGGAAAAGTAACCATGATCTTATACAAAATCTTAAAA gatcaAGAGTAATTAAATCTGAACGAGTTTATGAAGCAATGTCTTCTGTAGACAGAGGAAATTATACTCATCCCAGCTATGCATATGTAGATTCTCCGCAATCAATTGGTTATGGTGCTACTATAAGTGCTCCTCATATG CATGCATATGCTTTGGAAATACTTGAAGATAAATTACGTGATGGTGCAAGAGCATTAGATGTTGGTTCTGGATCTGGATATTTGACAGCATGCATGGCAATGATGTTAGGTCCAAATGGGTTGGCTATTGGTATTGATCATATTCCTGAACTTAAATCATTTGCTATTTCCAACATTCAAAGGGATAATCCAGAGCTTCTTAAAAGTGGTCGTGTTGAATTAGTTG tTGGAGATGGAAGATTAGGATATCCTGAGAAGGCACCATACAATGCTATTCATGTAGGAGCAGCTGCTAAAGAAATGCCACAAGCT TTGATTGATCAACTAGCTCCTGGAGGACGTTTAGTATTACCAATGGGTCCAGAAAATTCAGATCAAACATTAGTACAAGTTGATAAGACAATGGAtggaaaaattctgaaaaaatctCTTACAAGTGTTGTTTTTGTCCCATTAACTAGTAAAAATAAGCAACATCCATCATGA